From the Endozoicomonas sp. Mp262 genome, the window GATTTATTGACCTAAGACACCCGCACGTTACCTTTTGTTAAAAATTGATCTAATTCGGTCAAAATACGAAAAACCAGATAAAACACCTAAAATACCCAGTTGACAGATTATTCTACTAAAAAGCAGATTAAAATAAGCAAATAACAAAGATTACCTTTTCATAGTACGTATTCAAATTCATGTTTGCAGAGTAAAAACGAATACCATGAATATTATTTGAAAAATTATTTATCCTAGGGGCTGTTGACGTTTGCTCGTGTGCTCAGCCATTTTTTCAGGAAACGGTTCTCTGGTATAACATTAGAATTTTCATTCAGGTTAAGCATGGCCAAACCCAAATCAAGAAAAGCATACGTTTGTACTGAGTGTGGTAGCGAGTCCGCCAAGTGGCAAGGACAGTGTCCCGACTGCAAGGCCTGGAATACCTTTAAAGAGGTAAACCTTGGTCCTGCATCCTCACCTTCAATCGCTGCCGGAAACAAGGCAGGATTTGCCGGCACGCTTTCCAATATCAAACTTCTCAGTGAAGTGGATATTGAAGAAGCCCCCCGCTTCTCCAGCGGAATGACAGAATTTGACCGGGTGCTGGGCGGTGGTTTTGTAAAAGGTAGCGCCATCTTGATTGGCGGTCATCCGGGCGCGGGCAAAAGTACCATCCTGCTGCAAATCCTTTGCCATGTTGCCAAAGACATGACCGCGCTCTACGTTTCCGGAGAGGAGTCCATGCAACAAATTGCCGCACGGGCCAGCCGACTGGGATTACCCAGTGACCAGTTAAAAATGCTGGCAGAAACCTCCTCAGAAAATATCGTGGCCATTGCCGAGCAGGAAAAGCCGGGCATTATCGTTATCGACTCCATTCAGGTGATGTATATGAACGGTGTTGACTCAGCCCCCGGCGGGGTGGCACAAGTGCGGGAGTCAGCGGCATTCCTGACCCGTTTTGCCAAGCAGACGGGAACTGTTCTATTAATTGTTGGGCATGTGACCAAGGATAACTCCCTGGCAGGCCCAATGACCCTTTCCCATATTATTGATACCCAACTGATGCTGGGAAACACCGATGATTCGCGCTTTAGAATTATGCGAGCCACTAAAAACCGTTTTGGTCAGGTCAATGAACTGGGCATTTTTGCCATGACCGAAAAAGGACTCAAGGAAGTCAAAAACCCTTCGGCTATTTTTCTCTCCAGAACACCTGAACCCACTTCAGGCAGTATTATCAGTGTGCTATGGGAAGGCACTCGCCCTCTACTGGTAGAAATACAGGCACTGGTGGTTGAGTCCCAGTTAGGCAACCCGCGTCGTGTAACCGTAGGACTGGATCAAAACCGGCTGGCCATGCTGCTTGCGATTCTCACCCGTCATGGTGGCATTTTCACCAGTGACCAGGATGTATTTCTTAATGTGGTTGGGGGAGTCAAGGTCACAGAAACCAGTGCAGACCTTGCTGGCCTACTGGCAGTAATTTCCAGTCTGAGGGATACACCGCTTCCCCAGGATCTGGTTGCCTTTGGTGAGGTGGGGCTGGCCGGAGAAATACGTCCGGTGGCCAACGGTCAGGAGCGACTTATTGAAGCGGCAAAACACGGCTTTAAAAAAGCCATTGTTCCTGCCGCCAATAAGCCCCGAAAACCCATTGAGGGATTAACCGTTATCGCTATTAACAAGCTATCAGAAGCGCTTGATGCCATTTAGGCGTTTACAGAGAAGGAGATTATCTCCTTCTCACTTTTTCCTAGAGTTGGGCCAGAGCCTGATCCAAATCAGCCAGGATATCCTCACTGTTTTCCAATCCGGCAGAAAGCCTGACCAGTCCATCACTGATGCCAAAGGCACGACGCTCTTCCGGCGTATATGCAGAGTGTGTCATTGATGCCGGGTGCTCAATCAGTGATTCAGCATCTCCCAGGCTCACCGCCAGAGTAATCAGATTAAGGTGGTTCATCAGTCTGACACCGTGATCCAGTCCGCCTTTTAGCTCAAAGCAGATCATTCCGCCGCCCCGCTTCATTTGCTGACAGGCCAGTTCATATTGAGGGTGGGATTTTAGCCCGGGATAGTAGACAGTTTCGATTTTAGGATGCCTGGATAGATAGTCAGCAATAACTTCGGCATTATCACAGTGACGCTCTACACGCATGGACAGGGTTTTCAGTCCCCTCATGATTAGATGGGCATGTAATGGAGTCAGGGAGGCGCCAGTCATATCTTTCACACCCACCAAACGCACTTCACTGATTTCATCAGCGCGCCCTGCCACACAACCGGCAATCAGATCACCATGACCGCCCAGGTATTTGGTAATGGAGTGAACAACAAAGTCAGCCCCCATCATCAGGGGATTTTGCAATACTGGTGTTGCAAAGGTGTTATCCACAACAACACGACAGTTTTCGTATTGATGAGCAAGGGCACTGATTGCCTTGATATCCACCAGCCCAAGATTTGGATTAGACGGTGTCTCAAAATACACCATTCGGGTTTTAGCGGTAATGGCTTCTTTGGCTTCCCGAATGTTGGCCATATCCACCCATTTGATATTGACACCAAAACGGCTAAGGCCATGCTGGAAATAAGCAAAGGTACAACCATAAAGTGTTTTATCTGCAACGATCTCATCACCGGCTTTTAGCAGGGTCCAGCATAATGCTGAAATGGCGCCCATCCCTGATGCAGTGGCAATGGCATCTTCTGCTCCCTCCAAAGCCGCAAGACGGGATTCAAGGACACTGACCGTCGGGTTGGAAATCCGGCTATAAAAATGACCTTTCTGGGCACCGGCAAAAAGATCTGCGCCATGCTGAACATTATTAAAGGCATAAGTCGATGTCATATAAACCGGTGGGTTTAATGCCATTTGGTGTTCTTTTGGCTTATAACCGGTATGAATGGCTTTGGTATCAAAACCCATTTGTTTTTTTTCGCTCATAGAATCATCCCCCTGAAATTGATATAGACATCAACAGGATTATCAAACTGTGGTTAGGGGCTGTTGACGTTTGCTCGTGTGCTCAGCCAAAACCAGCGGTTTCGTGGCTAGACGCAGTAGCGCAGGAATACTCACGTCTTTCAAGCTACTGCAACGACGGCACGGAACCGCTGGTTTTGGCTGAGCACACGAGCAAACATCAACAGCCCCTAAGCAGAACAGCGATCGTAAAATAATCATAATTAGCGGCAAGCTGTTATAATCCATCGACATTTTCTTTGATCGGACAGGGATAAACAACGATGCACAGGTTAAAAGGTCTATACGGCATCACTGACTGCCAGCTTCAGCCTGATGACAAGACCCTGATGGAAACAGTTGAGCTGGCTTTAATTGGTGGCATGAGAGTACTGCAATACCGGGATAAAAGTCAGGATCACGCCAGGCGCGTCCGCCAGGCGGGTGCCCTGAAAGCACTTTGCCATCGCTACCAGGCATTACTGATCATTAATGATGATATAGAACTCACTGCCGAAGTGGAGGCTGATGGCGTTCATCTTGGCCAACAAGACGATACTATCGAGAATGCCAGAAAACGCCTGGGTGACTATGCGATTATTGGTATCAGCGCAGAAAACTCTATTGCCCAGGCCAAGGCGGCGGTAGAACAGGGTGTTGATTACCTTGCCTTTGGTCGCTTTTTCCCATCAGTCACCAAACCTGAGGCCAAGGCTGCCCCTCTCTCCCTGCTATCGGAAGTTCGGACAAGCTTTGACCATCCTATTGTAGCCATAGGGGGTATTACTGTGGATAATGCTCCAGACATTATTACGGCAGGCGCAGATATGGTTGCGGTTGTCAACAACCTGTTTTCTGCACCTGATATTCAGTATCGCGCCCGAGAGTTCACCCGGTTATTTCCAGGAAATCATCAAGGAATGGCAGGCCCGGAAACAGGTACTGGTCTAAAAAAATAAACTATCTGCCTGTTCATGATGTCTAAGTGTTTAAAAATAAGGAGCCAGCATGTCCCGTTCCGTCGAACTATTTGAAGATGCACAGAAAATCATACCCGGCGGTGTTAACTCTCCCGTTCGAGCATTCAAGGGCGTCGGTGGCAAACCGGTTTTCTTCAAGCGGGCCAGGGGTGCATGGCTAACCGATGCCGATGACCGGAAACTGGTTGATTATGTAGGCTCCTGGGGACCCATGATCCTTGGCCATAACCACCCTGACGTGGTTGATGCCGTTCGAGCCCAGGCTCAGGAAGGTCTCAGCTTTGGCGCTCCCACTGAGCTGGAAACCACCCTGGCCTGCCTGGTCCGGGAAATAGTGCCATCCATGGAGCTGTTAAGAATGGTCAACTCCGGCACTGAAGCCACCATGAGTGCCATTCGACTGGCCCGGGGCTTTACCGGACGCGATAAAATAGTGAAGTTTGAAGGCTGTTATCATGGCCATTCAGATTCCTTACTGGTGAAGGCGGGCTCCGGTGCCCTGACCCTGGGGGTTCCCAGTTCACCAGGCGTACCTGCCCCTGTGGCGGAAAACACCATCACCCTGACCTACAACGATATTGACAATATAGAAAACACCTTTAGAGAGATTGGAACAGAAATTGCCTGCATTATTGTGGAACCCGTGGCAGGTAACATGAACTGCATTCCACCCAAGCCGGGATTCCTGGAAGGTTTGCGTAAGGTCTGTGATGACTATGGAAGTGTATTGATTTTCGATGAGGTTATGACCGGATTTCGTGTTGCCCTTGGCGGTGCCCAACAGTACTACGACGTAAAACCCGATCTTACTACCCTGGGTAAAATTATCGGTGGCGGATTGCCTGTGGGTGCCTTTGGTGGCCGTAAAGATATTATGGAACACCTGGCACCACTGGGGCCTGTTTACCAGGCGGGTACATTGTCCGGTAATCCCCTGGCGATGGCGGCAGGTGTTGCCACCCTTAAAAACCTGCTAGCTCCTGGCTTCCATCAAACACTCTCAGAAAAGGCTTCAATACTGCTGGCCGGACTGAAAGACAAAGCCCGGAAGGTGGGTGTTCCTTTTATCACCTCACAGGTGGGTGGCATGTTCGGCCTGTTCTTCACAGAACAGCCTTCCGTTGAACGGTTCGACCAGGTTATGGCCTGTAACAGCCAGCGTTATGCTGACTTTTTCCATGCAATGCTTAACGAAGGTGTCTATCTGGCCCCTTCAGCCTTCGAAGCAGGCTTTATATCCAATGCCCATGGCGATGATGAAATTGAATTTACTCTCAACGCAGCTGAAAGGGCGTTTATCTCACTATTTGAAAACAGTAGATGATGAGTTCTTTGGCAATATCTGATGCAATGCTGGCTTTTGCCAGCATCTTTTCCGTTTTTCTTCTGGCCCAGCAGAAGGCACTGGCACAAATACATCGTTTATCCGGGGTAATGGCACTGCTGGGCTTTTTATTAATGGCCCTGGCCGCCACCATGGGTAGCCTCCGCTATGGTGTCTCAGATATCTGGGCAGCTCCCCATGATATGTTAACCAATATTGCCACCTATATGTCTCCCCCCTTGGTGAGTATTGCACTCTGTTTGGGCTTATCTGCCAAATCGTGGAGCAAGGCTGCCTGGGGACGCCTTATATTGACCGTCTGCCTGCTATACGAAATATCCCGCTGGTATGGACTGGAACTTTTATATAGAGATATCCAGCTGGCCCTGGCCATCTGCGCCACCCTGTATTTTATAATAAAATCCCAGCTGGATTTCGGCCCCCGGATTATGATCCTGACAGCCATAGGTGCTTACTTTGTAGGGGGGCTTATTATCGGCAACGAAGGCACCCTGCTTGGATACCTCAGGCTTGATCTATTCCGATACTTTATTGGTTTGGGGAACCTGTTGCTTAGCACGGGTATGTACCTCGCCCTGCGGGTCACTTATCCTCAGCCAGAGCATTAGGGTGACCAGGGAATAGGGAATAGGGAATAGGGAATAGGGAGAATCCTGCTATTTTCAATTCTCCATTCCCTTTATTTTTAACCGAGCTGCTCAAACTTTCAGTTTTTTGGATATTCACAAGGCAAAATGCTTACATACTATTATTTATGCTTAACTTTAGAGTTAGTATGACATGAACGTTTGGTTATATTTTAAAAATTGTGTGCAAAAATACATCCAAACGTTTTTTCAGATTCGGTATTATTCTTGATTATTGCGTTGTTGCCGCTATTTATGCCGCTTTTTTCTTTTCTTTGACTATTCCGTCAGTCAAACTATTAAAATTGAACTCATATTTTTGGCTATATCGGTTCCAGCCCTCACGAATAGGTAATCTGGGGATAATTCCTGCGAGTGCAAATCTTAGCATGCCAGCGGTGGTTGTATCCTGATCCCGCCAAGGAATCCTTGAAATGCCCACGCTTGCTTGATTTTTACAGACGGTCAACAGTTGCAATAATGCGTATCCAGCCATCTTCAGATGCATCCACCGCAACAGAGTTCTCAGCTTTTGCTGCCATAACTGGCGGCAACCAAATGAATGTTTAATTTGCTGAAACATGGGTTCAACCGGCCATCTTTTCGCATAAATACGAAGGATGTCTATACCTTCAAGTCCAGTATTGGTTGCAATGAATATACGGCTTTCTGTCAGTCCTTTATCATTTTCAAACCGACCCCAGACAACCCGAACCTTGCGGCCTTTCAGGAAGCGAGCCCGACATACCCGGGTGCGATAACGTATCTTTCGAAATCTGCCGTATATTCTTACGGTTGTTTGATATTCCGGTAGCTTCTCCACTTCCGGGGGCGTCATTTTGATGCCATACTTTTTGGGTCGCCCACGTTTTTTTGCAGTGGACTCCAACGGTAAGGCATACAATGCCCGGTTTAACGGGATTTGCCCTACTACTTCATAGCCCATTTCCAGAACGGGTTGCATTAGCGTCCAGTTCATATACCAACAGTCTGTCAGCAAGCGCAGTCCTTGCACCTTCACCTCTTGCCTCACTACTTTTAGCATGGCAACAGCGATTTTTAGCTTACTGGCATTGCCTGAAGCAGGAGATGGAAAGGAAAGCACAGGGATGGCAGTAAATACTTCATCTTTAGCCCGCTCAAATACAACAGCCAGGGATACCCAGCATTGTCCCCAGATATACGTTGGCCGGTTCCTTTTTTTACTGTGCTGGTGATGGGTTCGGCAAGCGGGAGCCTTGTCAGAAAAACGCTCCACCACCCAATCATCAAGACCAATGTTGATAAGTTCACCCCGTGGTACTTTTGAGCATACCAGCTGAATGAGCCGGCATGCGAGGCTCCTCCACCGCCACTTGCCTTGAGAGAGCCAATGGTGGTAACTGCTCCATACGCATTGAAAGTTATTAATAGATAACAGCGCCTGAGTGACAAAGCCTTGCCCGGATAGCATGCAGCCAAAAAGAAGTTCGCAGAACGTAGGTACTGCTGTTGGGGATAGCGCTGAAGCAAGAAACGTTGTATATAAGGCAAGCTCCCGGAGGATCTCTTTATGATCTGAAGTGAGCATAGCAACCATCTTTGTATTTTGTTTGGAGATGGTTGCTATTAACCGATTTCAGATGAAAATCGTACTATTGTTCTTTGGTAACTCTAAAGTCGAGTTATTTATGGAAATATATAATTTATTTAGAATGAAAAATAATCGTTCATAACATACCCATAATTCTTTTAATACGAACATCTTCAAAACTAAACGGTTTATATTGCCCCGACAATTCTCTCTCAAGCACACCTTTATCAATCTCACCTTTAATATACTTCTCCAGAAAACCCCAGGCTGGCTCAGCTGCCAGCAATCTCCCATAATCTATAAAAGTTTTCTTGCATGCATTCGCATAATCAGAAAGAGTTTCATTATCTTTATCCATTGTATCCAATAGACTATTTAACCTATCTTTACTCCACTCTTTTTTAACCAGCTCTTTAATTTTTTTAGTAACAATGCCAGGTACTTCGGCTTTTTTATTAGTACTAGGTCTCTCAGCACCTATCCACAAGTCACGAAGAACTTCCTCTATTTCAATCCTTTCACGGGCAAGACGCCTACACTCACTAAAAACATCTTCTTTTGCTTCTATTTCCTCTTTGTCAAACTCATCATCCGATAATAAATCTTTATTTTCACTCTCAACAACGACCTGTGTTTCCTCTTCTAAATTACCTTCACCGAGCTTATCATCCGGTAATAAACGGTCATCTTTATCAACAACGATAGCCACTTCTTCTTTTTTAGCAGCACTTTCATCCCTTTTTTCTTCATCCCTGTGCATATCTTCACTAAATCGTTCAACCTTTCTGTCAGGTAATACCTTTCCGATAAAGGCTTTAAAAGAGACATCTGGTATTTTTTAACAAAGCCTGGACAAGCTTTGAGCACTTACAAATTCAGCCTTGATTTTCACAAAATGTTGACGGGTTTCCTCAAAAAAACATAAACCCATCAAGTCGCCTGAATAGCCAGTCTTTCAGACCGGTCATCAGCACCCCCACCGGGACGGCGGAGGGTATTACGCGAATTTTGGATACCCCTGTCAGACACTATGGGGAGCAGGTGGAATAGGAAAAGGTTTAACGTTATTGCCTTTGGAGTCTACTACCTTAGCTGCACCTTCCTTCTCAACCTCATCAATGCGTACAATGCTGTTCAAGGGAATATAACTACGCTTGACACCATCAAATGCATTTTTCAGTTTTTCTTCAGAGGGATCTACCAGCAGCTGGCTACGTTCGCCAAATACAAACTCTTCAACTTCTATAAATCCCCAGAGTTCACTCTGAAAGATCTGGCGGGCATAAACCTCAAATACTTCACCCTGATTTTCAAAAATCACACGAAAAATCTGTTTAGTCGACATTGACTCTGACTACCTATCTGAACGGAGAGCACCATTGCACTGATGCCCGAATAAGGCAGAAGGATATCACAAACACGTCCTCCCTGTGCTGCGTTGTCTCCCAATTCAATATGTAACAATACCCTGTTATTCCACTACCACCTCCCGCAGGGCATGGCTATAATGCTTTTGCTCAACTATTTTTACTTTGGACTGTAGCTTCCTGGAAGCTACAGGTTCCTGTTTGTAGGTTTTATTGGCTAAGGTTGCGCCTGGCAATCTTATGTCAACAGAGCCTGGGAGACTGTGAGATTTAAGTGTCCGTAGCGAGGATCACTATTCTCGATCAGCCTCCCGGGTGTCTCCTGAACGATAGGCCGTCGCTTTGCCATCTGAAATGACTAAAAAACTTTTTATCAAAACCCACGGCTGCCAGATGAACGAGTACGATTCTGCTCGCATGGCAGACCTGCTCGGCGAAACCCATACCCTGGAACTGACTGACAACCCGGAAGAGGCGGATGTCCTGCTGGTTAACACCTGCTCTGTGCGGGAGAAAGCCCAGGAAAAGCTGTTCCATCAGCTGGGACGCTGGAAACGCCTGAAAGAAAACAAACCGGATCTGGTCATCGGCGTGGGTGGCTGCGTTGCCAGCCAGGAAGGTGAGGCCATCAGAAAGAGAGCCCCTCATGTTGATGTTGTCTTTGGCCCCCAGACCCTGCACCGTCTGCCAGAAATGATTGATGCATCAAAGAGCCATCATGTTCCTGTGGTGGATGTTACCTTCCCGGAAATTGAAAAATTTGACCGGCTGCCCGAGCCCAGTGTGGATGGCCCCACAGCCTTTGTCTCCATCATGGAAGGTTGTAGCAAATACTGCACTTACTGCATTGTTCCCTATACCCGTGGTGCAGAAGTCAGCCGACCCATGGATGATGTCCTGGCAGAATGCCTGGGCCTGGCCGAAAAGGGTGTCAGGGAGATCAACCTGCTGGGCCAGAATGTCAACGCCTATCGCGGGGAAAAGCATGATGGTTCATCCTGTGACCTGGCTGAACTTATCACCGTTGTGGCCGCCATTGATGGCATTGACCGAATCCGCTTTACCACCTCCCATCCCATGGAGTTTTCAGAAAGCCTGATTAATGTTTATGCGGATGTTCCGGAACTGGTCAGCCACCTGCACCTGCCAGTGCAAAGCGGTTCCGACCGAATTCTGGCCATGATGAAGCGGGATCACACCACGCTGGAATACAAGTCCAAGATTCGCAGGCTTCGCAAGATCCGCCCCGAACTTAGCATGTCCTCCGACTTTATCGTAGGCTTCCCGGGGGAAAGCGATACAGACTTTGAAGACACCATGAACCTGATCGCTGACATCGGCTTTGATGCGTCCTTCAGCTTTATCTATAGCAAACGGCCCGGCACACCGGCATCGGATATGCCTGATGATATTCCTATGGACGTTAAAAAACAGCGTTTAAAAATCCTTCAGGACCGTATCAACCAGCATGTTATGCAAATCAGCAGACGCCTTGTGGGAACCACCCAGCGGATTCTGGTGACAGGCTATTCCAAGAAAGACCCAGGGCAGTTAACCGGTAGAACAGAGTGCAACCGGGTGGTCAACTTCCAGTGTGATGATCCCCGCCTGATCAGTCACTTTGCCAATGTGGAAATAATAGAGGCACTCCCTCACTCACTGAGAGGCAAGCTGCTCAATTCTGAACTGGATCAGGTAGCTTAGTAGGTTAATGAAGGAGAATTATAGGGAATGACCACTCCCTATAATTCCCTATATTCACTGTATCTGCACAATAAATCCACAACCCGAATGTTCACAAAAAAACCAATGTACTCATTGGTTTTTTTGTTGGTATGCTTTGCATGAACTTACGGGCAGTATATGCTTAAATACGGGATTTGCAGTAAAGGCTGATTACAAAACTTGAACGCACACCAAAATATTGAAGGGGATATTTGTCGATTCACCCTCGAACCTGAAGATACACGGCGATTCGCAGAACTTTGTGGACAATTCAACCAGCACTTAAAACAAATTGAAGAACGACTGGGTGTCAACATCAGAAACCGTGGTAATGCCTTCACGGTAACTGGAGACAACGGCCGGGCTCATGCCACTCGTGAAATCCTCACTCACCTTTACCGGGAAACAGGTAAACAGGAAGAACTCACCCCTGATACCGTTCACCTGTTCCTGCAGGAATCCGCCATTGAGTCGGTCTCAGACCTGACTCAGGAAAATGAACAGCCCGTCACCCTGAGAACAAGAAAAGGAACCATTACCCCCAGGGGACACAATCAGCAGCGTTACGTTAAATCCATTCTGCAACATGATATCAACTTCGGCATTGGCCCTGCCGGTACAGGTAAAACCTATTTGGCTGTGGCCTGTGCCGTTCAGGCTTTGCTGGAAGAAAAAGTGCGCCGGATTCTGCTGGTTCGCCCCGCCGTTGAAGCCGGAGAAAAACTGGGCTTCCTGCCCGGGGATCTGTCTCAAAAAATAGACCCTTATCTGCGCCCTCTCTATGATGCGCTCTATGAAATGCTGGGCTTTGAGCAAGTAGAAAAACTGATTGATAAAAATGTTATTGAAGTGGCGCCCCTGGCTTATATGCGTGGCCGAACCCTGAATAACTCCTTTATCATTCTGGATGAGTCCCAAAACACCACCCAGGAACAAATGAAAATGTTCCTTACCCGAATTGGCTTTGGCTCAACCGCTGTGGTTACAGGCGATATCACCCAGGTGGACTTGCCCAGGGGAACCCGTTCCGGCCTTGCCAATGGTATCGATGTACTCAAGGATGTCGATGGCATTGGCTTCACCTGGTTTACGGCCAAGGATGTAGTCCGCCATCCGCTGGTTCAGCGAATTGTTCAAGCCTATGATCGCCATGACCGGTCCGGAGAGAAGCAATGAGCACCCATGTTCAGGTTGACCTGCAAATTGCCAGCTCCAGCCAGTCACTACCCTCTCAGCAAGATTTTGAGCAGTGGGCAACAGCAGCTGTTGGCCAACACCGCGATCACGCTGAAATCAGCCTGCGCATTGTCGATATAGAAGAAGGTGCAGACCTGAACCAGCAATGGCGTAATAAAACCGGCCCAACCAATGTGCTGTCTTTCCCTTCGGAGCTACCGCCTGAACTGGAGCTGCCATTGCTGGGGGATCTGGTTATTTGCGCCCCTGTGGTTGAAAAAGAAGCTCGACAGCAGGAAAAACAACTGGCTGCACACTGGGCTCATATGGTGGTACATGGCACTTTACATCTGCTTGGCTATGATCATATTGAAGACCACCAGGCAGAAGAAATGGAATCCCTGGAAATCCAGATTCTAAAGAAACTGGGCTACCCAAACCCTTATCAGGATGATGACTGTTAGTCATCATCTATTATCAAAGCAGTAAGCCCCGGAGAAAGCAGAGGGTAATGAACGACGGCAATTCGATGGGGGGCGAACAGCCTCCACAAACCTGGTTTGAAAAACTATCACGGCTTTTCATCCAGGATCCCCGCAACCGCAACGACATCTTGATGTTACTGAGGGATGCCGGAAGCAAGGGTATGCTGGACCAGGAAGCTCTCAGCATTATTGAGGGCGCAGTACAAGTTGCAGATATGCAGGTCAGGGAGGTAATGATTCCCCGCTCCCAGATGGTATGCGTTGAGGAGGGTCAGGAGCCGAAGGAGTTTCTGCCTAAAATCATAGAATCCGCCCATTCCCGTTTTCCAGTGATCGGTGACACCAAGGATGAGGTGATTGGCATATTGCTGGCCAAAGACCTTATCCCTATGATTTTGCAGACTGGCAAGTTCAATATTAAGGATCATTTGCGACCTGCTACATTCATTCCCGAAAGCAAGCGTTTAAATGTTCTTCTTCGGGAGTTTCGTACCAATCGCAATCATATGGCCATTGTCATTGACGAGTTTGGTGGCGTTGCCGGTC encodes:
- a CDS encoding CBS domain-containing protein, which produces MNDGNSMGGEQPPQTWFEKLSRLFIQDPRNRNDILMLLRDAGSKGMLDQEALSIIEGAVQVADMQVREVMIPRSQMVCVEEGQEPKEFLPKIIESAHSRFPVIGDTKDEVIGILLAKDLIPMILQTGKFNIKDHLRPATFIPESKRLNVLLREFRTNRNHMAIVIDEFGGVAGLVTIEDVLEQIVGDIEDEHDIEEDNYIKPVNEIEKTFIVKALTPIEDFNEHFKTHFRDDEFDTIGGIIMQEFGHMPKRNESVEMSGFRFDVLNSDGRRIRLLRVSPC
- the ybeY gene encoding rRNA maturation RNase YbeY, translated to MSTHVQVDLQIASSSQSLPSQQDFEQWATAAVGQHRDHAEISLRIVDIEEGADLNQQWRNKTGPTNVLSFPSELPPELELPLLGDLVICAPVVEKEARQQEKQLAAHWAHMVVHGTLHLLGYDHIEDHQAEEMESLEIQILKKLGYPNPYQDDDC